The following coding sequences are from one Salvia hispanica cultivar TCC Black 2014 chromosome 3, UniMelb_Shisp_WGS_1.0, whole genome shotgun sequence window:
- the LOC125210065 gene encoding glucan endo-1,3-beta-glucosidase-like, whose amino-acid sequence MAQIVKFLQSEKYPLFLQVFPYFARVNYPADVDLDFALFRPGKTVVRDGARTYLNLFDSMTDAAYAALEKVGAGDVEIVVTETGWPSDGGKDAGVANAQTYVKNLIAYVASGKGTPRRPGKQVEAYIFALFNENMKPAGVEQHWGLFYPNLTPVYTINRIG is encoded by the coding sequence ATGGCTCAGATCGTGAAATTCCTGCAGTCGGAGAAGTACCCTCTGTTTCTCCAAGTGTTCCCTTACTTCGCACGTGTGAATTACCCGGCCGACGTGGATCTCGACTTCGCGCTTTTCCGCCCGGGAAAGACGGTTGTTCGAGACGGCGCGAGGACTTACCTCAACCTGTTCGATTCGATGACAGATGCGGCGTACGCGGCGTTGGAGAAGGTCGGGGCCGGGGACGTGGAGATCGTCGTGACGGAGACCGGGTGGCCGAGTGACGGAGGGAAGGACGCGGGAGTGGCAAATGCTCAAACGTACGTGAAGAATTTGATTGCCTACGTGGCGTCTGGTAAGGGGACGCCACGGAGGCCGGGGAAGCAGGTGGAGGCCTACATATTCGCGTTGTTTAACGAGAATATGAAGCCGGCGGGGGTAGAGCAACATTGGGGTTTGTTTTACCCCAATCTTACTCCGGTTTATACTATTAATAGGATTGGTTGA
- the LOC125210064 gene encoding pectin acetylesterase 9 isoform X2, translated as MNAFRFVLPTLLLLLTCAPRWISSRRVEMTLVQNASSIGAYCLDGSLPAYHLDGGFGAGASNWLLQFEGGGWCNDLKSCLDRATTHRGSTLLMSKVEIFSGILSNNASLNPDFYNWNRVKLRYCDGASFGGDAVFDNGTSLLYFRGQRIWQAIILDLLPKGLGQAKKALLSGCSAGGLATFLHCDDLTTYLPEDASIKCLSDAGFFLDARDVAMNHSMRYFYNGVVSLQCFFPQYVLPYIKTPYFILNTAYDVYQFHHILVPTAADPNGHWYHCKLSPKACNEVQIATLQGFRRYMLETLQPFYTNSTSGGMFINSCFAHCQSELQDTWLAPDSPRVDNKTIAEAVGDWYFSRRISKQIDCEYPCDSSCHNQIN; from the exons ATGAACGCGTTTCGCTTTGTGTTACCgacgctgctgctgctgctaaCGTGCGCGCCGCGGTGGATCAGCTCGCGGCGCGTCGAGATGACTCTCGTCCAGAACGCTTCGTCGATCGGCGCAT ATTGCTTGGACGGAAGCTTGCCGGCGTATCATTTGGACGGAGGATTTGGAGCAGGGGCGAGCAACTGGCTTTTGCAATTTGAG GGTGGTGGGTGGTGCAACGACCTCAAATCCTGCCTCGACCGAGCCACTACTCACCGAGGATCCACTCTTCTCATGTCTAAg GTTGAGATTTTCTCCGGCATTTTGAGCAACAACGCCTCCTTAAACCCCG ATTTTTACAACTGGAACCGTGTAAAGCTAAGATACTGCGATGGTGCCTCATTTGGCGGGGATGCTGTATTTGATAATGGA ACATCATTGCTTTATTTCAGAGGGCAAAGAATCTGGCAAGCAATCATTCTTGATCTTCTCCCAAAAGGCTTAGGCCAAGCAAAAAAG GCTTTGCTATCTGGTTGCTCTGCCGGGGGCTTGGCCACCTTTCTGCATTGTGATGACTTGACTACGTATTTGCCAGAAGATGCAAGCATAAAATGCCTAAGTGATGCTGGGTTCTTTCTTGACGC ACGAGACGTTGCTATGAACCACAGCATGAGATACTTCTACAACGGCGTAGTCTCTCTGCAG TGTTTCTTCCCACAATATGTACTGCCATATATCAAGACGCCCTATTTCATCTTGAACACAGCATATGATGTGTATCAA TTTCATCACATCTTGGTGCCTACGGCTGCTGATCCCAACGGTCACTGGTATCACTGCAAACTTAGTCCTAAAGCTTGTAATGAAGTCCAGATAGCTACTTTACAAG GATTCAGGAGATACATGCTCGAAACGCTGCAGCCTTTTTACACGAACTCAACAAGTGGAGGGATGTTCATAAACTCTTGTTTTGCTCATTGCCAAAGCGAATTACAAGACACTTGGTTAGCACCAGACTCTCCAAGAGTAGACAATAAG ACCATCGCAGAGGCCGTGGGTGATTGGTACTTCAGCAGAAGGATAAGCAAGCAGATAGACTGTGAATATCCTTGTGATAGCAGTTGCCATAATCAGATCAACTGA
- the LOC125210064 gene encoding pectin acetylesterase 9 isoform X1 — protein sequence MNAFRFVLPTLLLLLTCAPRWISSRRVEMTLVQNASSIGAYCLDGSLPAYHLDGGFGAGASNWLLQFEGGGWCNDLKSCLDRATTHRGSTLLMSKVEIFSGILSNNASLNPDFYNWNRVKLRYCDGASFGGDAVFDNGTSLLYFRGQRIWQAIILDLLPKGLGQAKKALLSGCSAGGLATFLHCDDLTTYLPEDASIKCLSDAGFFLDARDVAMNHSMRYFYNGVVSLQGVEKNLDINCRSNGYPELCFFPQYVLPYIKTPYFILNTAYDVYQFHHILVPTAADPNGHWYHCKLSPKACNEVQIATLQGFRRYMLETLQPFYTNSTSGGMFINSCFAHCQSELQDTWLAPDSPRVDNKTIAEAVGDWYFSRRISKQIDCEYPCDSSCHNQIN from the exons ATGAACGCGTTTCGCTTTGTGTTACCgacgctgctgctgctgctaaCGTGCGCGCCGCGGTGGATCAGCTCGCGGCGCGTCGAGATGACTCTCGTCCAGAACGCTTCGTCGATCGGCGCAT ATTGCTTGGACGGAAGCTTGCCGGCGTATCATTTGGACGGAGGATTTGGAGCAGGGGCGAGCAACTGGCTTTTGCAATTTGAG GGTGGTGGGTGGTGCAACGACCTCAAATCCTGCCTCGACCGAGCCACTACTCACCGAGGATCCACTCTTCTCATGTCTAAg GTTGAGATTTTCTCCGGCATTTTGAGCAACAACGCCTCCTTAAACCCCG ATTTTTACAACTGGAACCGTGTAAAGCTAAGATACTGCGATGGTGCCTCATTTGGCGGGGATGCTGTATTTGATAATGGA ACATCATTGCTTTATTTCAGAGGGCAAAGAATCTGGCAAGCAATCATTCTTGATCTTCTCCCAAAAGGCTTAGGCCAAGCAAAAAAG GCTTTGCTATCTGGTTGCTCTGCCGGGGGCTTGGCCACCTTTCTGCATTGTGATGACTTGACTACGTATTTGCCAGAAGATGCAAGCATAAAATGCCTAAGTGATGCTGGGTTCTTTCTTGACGC ACGAGACGTTGCTATGAACCACAGCATGAGATACTTCTACAACGGCGTAGTCTCTCTGCAG GGTGTCGAAAAGAACCTGGATATAAACTGCAGGAGTAATGGTTATCCCGAGCTA TGTTTCTTCCCACAATATGTACTGCCATATATCAAGACGCCCTATTTCATCTTGAACACAGCATATGATGTGTATCAA TTTCATCACATCTTGGTGCCTACGGCTGCTGATCCCAACGGTCACTGGTATCACTGCAAACTTAGTCCTAAAGCTTGTAATGAAGTCCAGATAGCTACTTTACAAG GATTCAGGAGATACATGCTCGAAACGCTGCAGCCTTTTTACACGAACTCAACAAGTGGAGGGATGTTCATAAACTCTTGTTTTGCTCATTGCCAAAGCGAATTACAAGACACTTGGTTAGCACCAGACTCTCCAAGAGTAGACAATAAG ACCATCGCAGAGGCCGTGGGTGATTGGTACTTCAGCAGAAGGATAAGCAAGCAGATAGACTGTGAATATCCTTGTGATAGCAGTTGCCATAATCAGATCAACTGA
- the LOC125210064 gene encoding pectin acetylesterase 9 isoform X3 — MNAFRFVLPTLLLLLTCAPRWISSRRVEMTLVQNASSIGAYCLDGSLPAYHLDGGFGAGASNWLLQFEGGGWCNDLKSCLDRATTHRGSTLLMSKVEIFSGILSNNASLNPDFYNWNRVKLRYCDGASFGGDAVFDNGTSLLYFRGQRIWQAIILDLLPKGLGQAKKALLSGCSAGGLATFLHCDDLTTYLPEDASIKCLSDAGFFLDARDVAMNHSMRYFYNGVVSLQGVEKNLDINCRSNGYPELCFFPQYVLPYIKTPYFILNTAYDVYQFHHILVPTAADPNGHWYHCKLSPKACNEVQIATLQGFRRYMLETLQPFYTNSTSGGMFINSCFAHCQSELQDTWSINTGRRY, encoded by the exons ATGAACGCGTTTCGCTTTGTGTTACCgacgctgctgctgctgctaaCGTGCGCGCCGCGGTGGATCAGCTCGCGGCGCGTCGAGATGACTCTCGTCCAGAACGCTTCGTCGATCGGCGCAT ATTGCTTGGACGGAAGCTTGCCGGCGTATCATTTGGACGGAGGATTTGGAGCAGGGGCGAGCAACTGGCTTTTGCAATTTGAG GGTGGTGGGTGGTGCAACGACCTCAAATCCTGCCTCGACCGAGCCACTACTCACCGAGGATCCACTCTTCTCATGTCTAAg GTTGAGATTTTCTCCGGCATTTTGAGCAACAACGCCTCCTTAAACCCCG ATTTTTACAACTGGAACCGTGTAAAGCTAAGATACTGCGATGGTGCCTCATTTGGCGGGGATGCTGTATTTGATAATGGA ACATCATTGCTTTATTTCAGAGGGCAAAGAATCTGGCAAGCAATCATTCTTGATCTTCTCCCAAAAGGCTTAGGCCAAGCAAAAAAG GCTTTGCTATCTGGTTGCTCTGCCGGGGGCTTGGCCACCTTTCTGCATTGTGATGACTTGACTACGTATTTGCCAGAAGATGCAAGCATAAAATGCCTAAGTGATGCTGGGTTCTTTCTTGACGC ACGAGACGTTGCTATGAACCACAGCATGAGATACTTCTACAACGGCGTAGTCTCTCTGCAG GGTGTCGAAAAGAACCTGGATATAAACTGCAGGAGTAATGGTTATCCCGAGCTA TGTTTCTTCCCACAATATGTACTGCCATATATCAAGACGCCCTATTTCATCTTGAACACAGCATATGATGTGTATCAA TTTCATCACATCTTGGTGCCTACGGCTGCTGATCCCAACGGTCACTGGTATCACTGCAAACTTAGTCCTAAAGCTTGTAATGAAGTCCAGATAGCTACTTTACAAG GATTCAGGAGATACATGCTCGAAACGCTGCAGCCTTTTTACACGAACTCAACAAGTGGAGGGATGTTCATAAACTCTTGTTTTGCTCATTGCCAAAGCGAATTACAAGACACTTG GTCCATTAACACCGGGCGTCGGTATTAA